DNA from Flavobacteriales bacterium:
AACGGCGGGGGCGAAGTAATGCCCCGTGCGGCGAGCATCCGGCTCTCACGGTACGCCGGAATCAGCGGCACCTCCGCAGGGGAAAGCGCATGCGGCAGATCCTGCGCACCGAGTGCAAGACCGGACAAGGCCATTACGGCCGCGATGGAATGCTTCATGAGTGACATGGCAAGCGAATGTACATGGAAGGGCCATCGCCCGGGGCGCCCAGGGTGCGATCGCCGCTCAACGCACGGGCTTGGCGCCGCCGGTCCGAGCCACGATCTGGGCATGCACCGCCAATACCCCGCGCACGTAGCTGAAGACCTGGCTCCCCTTGCAGTAGCCGTTCTTCATCCCGGGCCGGAGGAAGTAGCGGGGCTTGGCCAACAGCATGACGGCACGCTCCACATGCCCCTCCCAGCGCGAGGGGTCCAACCCGATCTGCCCGGCCAGTCGCTGCGCGTCGATGATGTGGCCAGGGCCGGCGTTGTAGCTGGCCAGCACGAAGCGCAGCCGTTCCTCGGAATCGGGCACCGCCCGCAGCCAGATAGTGTCGAGCCGCGCCATATACTGCGCCGCAGCGCGGACATGGTCCTCCATGGCGCTGGAGGTATCGAGGCCGAAACGGGCCGCTGTGCGGGGCATGATCTGCATGATGCCCATAGCCCCCTTGCGCGAAGTGACCGTGCTGTCGAACCGCGACTCCTTCCAGGCCATGGCCGCCAGCAGGCGCCAATCGAAGGAGAACCCTTGGGCGTGCGTCTTGAAGTACTGATCGAAGGGCGAGATGCTGTCCGCCTGCAGTCCCTTGATTCGCCGGGCGCGGAGGGGACCAGGAGGGGGCACCGGGCCTGTGGCTGCCCGCTTCAGCTGAACGAAAGCCTCCCGAGCGCCGGTCCCCGCCTGCCAGGCGCGCAGCGCTGCCTCCAGCAGGGGGGCATTGCGCCGCACCGCGAACGCCCATGGAATGGGCTTGCCCACGGGACCCTCGAACTGAAGGATCGGGAACCGATTCGCCTCATGCGCGGCCCGCAGTCCGCTCACCAGGCAGGCAGGCACATGGCCGGACACCACGTCCATGAGCAATTCCTCCTCACCGGAACCAGGCTCCGCCTCCCCCACCGCGGCGCGGAGGGTGCGCGCAAATGCATAGTCAGGGTGCGCGAAAGGCGATGAGCGGGCGACCTTCGCGCTATCGATGCGGGGCTCCAGGCCAAGCCGTGCATCGGGTTCAAGCTCCAGGCGCAAGGAGGCCAGGTAGGGCTCGATCTCGGCGAATGGGTCCAGCAGGCGGATGTGGTGACGCAGATCCCGGTCATCGTGCAACGGCGCGGCAATGACATCGCCCTGGCCCCGCCATAAGGCGGCCAGGAGGGAATCGGTCTCCGTCACCGCCACCGGCCTGATGGCCAACTCATGCTCCTTCGCGAACCGCTTGAGCCAGTCGAATGCGAGTCCCCTATCGCCGCCGGGGCCAGGCTCCCACACCAAGGGGTCGCGCAGCACGAGCACGCGAAGGGTATCCGTTGCGATGAGCGGCAGGTCGCGCACCGCAGACTCTCCTTGCCATACGTGGCCATGATCATCCAGCGCGCTCCGCGACAGCACCCACGCGAAGACGAGCATGAAGGCGGCGCTCGCTGCCATGAATACCCACCAGCGCCGTTTCATGCTGCCTGCAGATGACGGATGATGGCCGGCAGGAATTCCCCGAACTCCTGCTCGAAATCGGCGATGTGATCGGCGAGCACCGCTTCGGCCCCTGCCATGCGCGCACCCAACGGAACCCGCACGGAGAGCCCATGGAGCGCGGCGCCGATGCCTTCGAGCGAAGCGTATGAGGTCAGCCAGTCGCCCTGCACCATATAAGGCAGCATGCGCCGGGTACGCTCCGGCATATGGCCCTCATGCGCACGCAGCAGGCGATACATGCGGGCGCTGAATGCCGGCAGCGGCTCATCGTGCCACCGCCTCCAATCGCGGGCAAGCAGGTGATCCCTGAACAGGTCCATCACCACTGGCGCGTAGTGCCCGGCGTGTGCCCGCAGCCGCACATGGCCGGGATGACCCATCCGATGCCCATCCGTGAACGCATCGATGCGCCGATGAAGGCGTATCCCGCGCTGCAGGCCCTCGCTGAACCGCGACAGGTCGCGGCCCTTCACGGCATCCGCCATGAAGTTGCCCGTGATCACCAGCGGATCGTCGCCGCTGAGGAACAGATGGCCCAGGAAGTTCATCGCGCCGCAAGGTAGCCCCGTGCGGGCCGGCCGGCCCCGCTGCCAGCCGCTCATGTGATCGGCGAGGAGGAGCGCGCGAGGCAGGGTACCTTTCGCACTCATCCATGGATTGGCAGCACGTCGGCATCCTGACCCGCATGCCCCGCAAGGCTTTGTATTGGGCGGCCCAAGTCGTCGGCTGGGGATTGTATTTCAGCCTCTCCGTGCTGGCCAGCTACATCGATGGCACCTACACGGCCCGGGTGTGGGATGTGCTCATCCCGGAGATGGGCGTTGGCTTGGGCGTGAGCCATGGGCTGCGCTCTGTGATCCTGCGCCGGCGATGGCTGGAGCACGGCATCGGCCATGTCCTGCCCCGCACCATCCTGGCCGCGCTCCTGCTCAGTGTGCCCGCCTTCCTGGCGGAGAGCCTGCTCGTCCCCCTCGCGCTGAGCGATGCGGCGCCGGTGCTGGACCGAGCGCCCCTTGATCACCTCGGGCGCCTGATCAACTGGACCCTCCTGCTCACGGGGTGGAGCTTCCTCTACTTCGCCTACAGCTATTTCGTGCGGCACCGCCGCGAGGAGATCCGCAACCTGCGGCTGGAGACAGCCAATCGCGAGAACCAGCTGGGCACCCTGCGCGCGCAGCTGAATCCGCATTTCATGTTCAATGCGCTCAACGGCATCCGCGCCCTGGTCGATGAGGACCCCGAGCAGGCCAAGCGGGCCATCACGCAGCTGAGCGCCATCCTGCGCAATGCCATGAGCACGGTGAAGCGGCGGACGGTGCCGCTCGGCGAAGAGATCGACATCGTGAAGAACTACCTGGCGCTGGAAGCCATGCGCTACGAGGAACGCCTGCGCGTGCGCTTCGACCTGGAGGAAGGCTTGGGGCGCGCGCAGGTCCCTCCCATGCTGCTGCAGACGCTGGTGGAGAATGCCGTGCGCCACGGCGTGGCCCAGCTCGCCGGCGGCGGTGACCTGTTGATCGGCGCCCACCGCCAGGGCGATGGCCTGCTACTCTCCGTGCGCAACAGCGGGCACTACGAGCCCGGGAAGGTCAATGGCACGGGCATCGGCCTTCGCAATACGCGCCGCAGGCTCGAGCTCATCTACGGGAGGGACGCCACCATGCGCATCAGCAACCAGGACGGCATGGTGGTCACCGAGGTTGAACTACCCATGATGAACCCAGGAGGCTGATGGACGGACGAGTGCCCGAGCCCTGTCCTCCGCCCCCCCAACGCACAACCCGAACACGCATGAAAGCCCTGATCATCGACGACGAGCGCCTGGCGCGAAAGGAACTCGCCACCCTGCTGGAAGCCCACGATGGCATCGAGATCGTCGGCGAGGCCGCGAACGCCGATGAGGCCGAGGCCCTCATCGCGGAGAAGAGGCCCGACCTCCTGTTCCTGGACATCAACATGCCGGGGCGCAATGGCTTCCAGCTTCTGGAATCCCTGGAGCATGCGCCCCATGTGATCTTCGTCACTGCCTATGACGAGCATGCCCTCGAGGCCTTCCGGGTGAATGCGCTCGACTACCTGATGAAGCCCATAGACCCCGCGCGGCTCGAAGAGGCCGTCAACAAGCTCCCGCGCACGGCCGAGGAAGGCGCTCCCCAACGCGAGGTGTTGAAGGAGACCGACCAGATCTTCCTCAAAGACGGCGAGAAGTGCTGGTTCGTGACCTTGAAGGACGTGCGTTCCTTCGAGAGCGAGGGCAACTACGTGCGCGTGCGGTTCGGCGACCAGAAGCCGCTGGTGCTGCGCTCGCTGAACAAGCTGGAGGAGAAACTGGATCCGCTCGTGTTCTTCCGCGCCAACCGCAAGCACATCATCAACCTGCGCTGGGTGGACAGGATCGAGCCTTGGTTCAGCGGCGGGCTCATGGTGAAGCTGAAGCACCAGGGCAAGGATGGCGAGCAGGAGGCCATTGAAGTGAGCCGGAGGCAGGCTGCCCGGTTCAAGGACCTGCTGAGCCTGTGAGGCGGATATTTGCGCCATGAGCGACGGCTACGTGAACACCACCACCGAGGGCGGCATCGCCACGGTCACCTTCCATCACCCCAAGAGCAACAGCCTGCCGGGCCACATCCTGCGCGGCATGGCGGATGCCATCACCAAGGCGGGCCATGACCCCGCCACCCGCGTCATCATCCTGCGCAGCGAGGGCGACAAGGCCTTTTGCGCCGGCGCCAGCTTCGATGAGCTGGTGGCTATCGCGGATGAGGCTCGCGGCCTGGAGTTCTTCAGCGGCTTCGCGCACGTGATCAACGCCATCCGCACCGTGCCGGTCTTCGTCATCGGCCGCATACACAGCCATTGCGTGGGCGGCGGCGTGGGCCTGGCCTGCGCTGTCGACATCGCCTATGCGCACAGCAGCGCCAGCGCCCGCCTCAGCGAGCTCGCCGTGGGCATCGGCCCCTTCGTGGTGGGCCCGGCCGTGGAGCGCAAGGTGGGCACCGGCCATTTCGGACTGCTCAGCGCCACGCCCGCCACGCGCCGCAGCGCACAGTGGTGCGAGCAGCACGGCATCTACGCGGAGGTCTTCGATACTGTGGAAGCACTCGATGCCCGCATCGATGCCCACGCGAAGGAACTGGCCGCTTACAGCCCCGAAGCCATGACCGACATCAAGCGCGTGCTGTGGAAGGGTACCGAGGATTGGGACAGCCTGCTCATCGAGCGCGCGAAGGTGAGCGGGCGCCTTGTGCTGTCGGAATTCACACGCAGCGCCATCGCGACGTTCAAAGCGGAGGCGGCCAGGAAGTGAGCGCGCATGCCGGTGGCGTTTCGGCATCGGTCCAGGCGTCTGGTCCGGTGCCTGTCATGAACGGCTGACAGGGCTCAGTGCAATCGCCGCATCGCCACGCCCGCTCTTCCTCACGCTGCTCCAGCTGCACGACCCGCAGGGACCCAGGAAGCGCTTCGCCCGATCGGGAGGCAGGCTACTCCTCCCCGTCCACGGGCGGCGTATCCAAGGGCTGTTCCTCGATCGGCTCCTTGTACTCCGGGACTTCGCGCTCAGGCAGATTCGTGGCGAAGAAGGCCGGCTTCAGGCCTGTGTTCAGCGTAATCGCCTTCACCTTCATCACGAGTTCGCCCATGGGTCCGCCGCTCTGGGTGATGGTCCGGGGAAAGCTGACGCCGCCCGAGGGCTCGTAATCGGCATACTCCGTCGTGATGACATAGGTGCGCTCATTCAGGTACTTCTGCTCCATCCGCTTGACCTTGAGGCCGGATTGGACATCGTAGTAGTCGCCCACGCTGCCGCCGGAGCTGAGCATCACCTGCAGCTTGTGCGCCGGCCGCCCGTCGACGCCGATGCGCCCCGCGAGGATCACTCGCTCCGCCGTGCGCGCGTAATGCAGTTCCGGCACCGCATGGCCATTGAAGATGAGCTCCCCGAGGTCCATGTCCTCCAGTTCCTGCTCGCCCTGCGGCCCGCGTCGGGCGGCCCGCTCGCCGTCGAAGACCTCTTCCTGGATGAGCGCTCCATTGCTCTTCGTCTCCGAGCGGAACAGCCCGTCAGGCCCGTACCACTGCACGATGCTCAGCGGCATGCCCTGCATCTCCGTCTCGATCTCCATCCGCAGGTCCGTGATGCGACCGATGGCCTCACGGCCGCCGATGGCGGTGAGGTAGCGCTCGATGACCTGGTCTGCGGTGAGCCCGGGCACCTGCTCGAACTGCTCCACGAAATAGTCGCCGTTGTGATCGAGCTCGAGCACGGCGGGATTCGTGGCCCAGCTGAGGGGCTGCAGCCGTTCGCGGAGCTTCTTCGCATCGCCCACCACCAGGATCACTGCGTTATCAGGGTGGAGGAAGGCCTCCGCCGCCGCTTGAACGTCCGCAGCAGTAACCGCTTCCAGCCGCTTCAGGTAGGTGGCGTAATGGTCCTTCGGCAGCTCGTTGAGGTAGGTGTTGAGTGCGAATCGCGCGATGGTGCGCGGATCCTCCAGGCTGCGGCCGAAGCTGCCGGCCATGTACCGCTTGGCCAGATCAAGTTCCTCGGCGGTGACGGCAGTGCTCCGCATGCGCTCGATCTCCCTTATGGTCTCCGCGATGGCGCTGTCGGTGACGGCCGTGCGCACATTGGCGGTGGTGTGGAAATGGCCGTTGAACCGGTCCGACTCCAGGGTCGCGTAGGTGCCATAGGTCCAGCCCTTATCCTCCCGCAGGTTCTGCATGAGCCGGGCATTGAACACACCTCCGCCCAGGATGGTGTTCATGACCTGGGCGCTGAGCGCCCGGGTATCCTTCGGATGCAGGTTGATCGGGAAGGCGACCCGGATAACGGATTGAGCTGCGCCCGGGCGATCAACCAGCACCACGCGACGGGGGCCCTGCGGCCCCTTGGGCGCATCCAGGAAGCGCACGATGCCGATGCCTTCGATGGTCTGCGTTCCGTCCTCGTTCACCACGGTGTACTTCTGTGCGGGCTTCCACTTGGCGAATCGCTGCTTGGCGAGCTCGCGCGCCTCCTTCTCGGTGATGTCCCCTACGAATACGAGGTAGCCTTTCTCCGGCCGGAAGAACTTGGCGTGGTAGGCCACCATCTGGTCGCGGTTCACCTTGCCCAGGGTCTTCTCGGTGACCACCTCCCCGTAGGGGTGCGAGCGGCCGAAGGTGACGGCCGCACCAACCGCATCGGCGATCGCCGCTGGATCCTCCCTGCGCTGCTGCACGCCGCTCAGGCTCCGCTTGCGCGCCTTCTGCACCTCCTCTTCGGGGAAGCTCGGCTCGGTCACCACGTCGGCGAACAAAGCCATGAGCTCAGGCAGGTGCTTCTTCAGGGCACTGCCGTAGACGCCCTCGCGGCTGGTGGAGAGCGTTGCCCCGATGCGGTCCACCTGTTCGTCGATCTGCGCCTTCGATCGCGTGCGGGTGCCGGCCTCGAGCAGTTCGCCCATGAGGTCGATGAAGCCCGCCCGGTCGCCCTGCGCCATGGGGGGGATATCGAACCGCGCCTGCACGCTCACCACCGGCAGCTTGTGGTTCTCCACCACAATGACCCTCAGCCCATTGGGGAGCTCGAAGCTCTTGTGCTCACCGAGCTGAACGGTGGGTGCGGAAGCGGGAGCCGGCGGCTTGGTGCGGTCGATCTGGGCGTTCATCAGTGCAGGAAGGAGGAGCAGCGCACCGGCCAGGCGCAGTCCAAGAGCGGGGATGCGGTGTTCCATGGCGGCAGGGCTAGGGTTGTTTCTGGGAAGCGGGAAGGTAGTGGAGCACGACGCGCGCATCCTGACGGAAATAGGTCAGCGCCGCGCGCTTCAGGTCCTCGGGGCCGAGCGCCAGGTAACGGTCGATCTCGGTGTTCACGAGTCGCGTATCACCAAGGAGCATATGGCAGCGCGCCAGGTCGCTGGCGATGCCCGCGATGCGGCTCTTGTCCTGCACGCTTTCCATCTCCAACTGGGCCAGGAGCTTGTCGAATTCCTCGCGGGGCACGCCCTGCTCCTGGATCCGGCGCACCTCGGCGGTCATGGCCTGCTCCAGCGGCGCGGCCTCGATGCCGGCATTGGCGATGGCATACATGATGGCCAGCCCGCCCTGTTCGAACGGGAGGCTGAAGGCGCCCGTGGCGATGGCCTTCTGCTGCTCATCCTTCAGTGCGCGGTTGAGGCGGCTGCTGTTGCCGCTGCTGAGCAGCCGGTTCACCAGGTCGACCGCATAGTAGTCGCTGGTACCCGTGGGCGGGATGCGGTAGCCGAGCACCACGGCCGGCAGCTGTATCCGGTCGTGGATGACATCCCGCACCTCCGCGCTGGGCCCTGCATCCTCCACTGCGGGCTGTGTCACCGGCTCGCCTTTGGGAATGGTGCCGAAGTACCGCGTAACCAGGTCGCGCGTGCGCACCGGGTCGATGTCGCCGGCCACCACCAGCACGGCGTTGTTGGGCACATAGAAGCGCTTGTAGAAGGCCTGGTAATCGGCCTCGCTGGCGGCGTTCAGGTCCTCCATGTAGCCGATGGTGGGCCAACGGTAGGGATGGGTGCTGTAGGCCCGGGAGAGCACCTCCATGAGGATGGTGCCATAGGGCTGGTTCTCGTACCGCTGCCGGCGCTCTTCCTTCACCACCTCACGCTGGGTATCAACGCCCTTCTGGTCCACTTTGGCGTGGAGCATGCGCTCGCTCTCGAGCCAGAGGCCCAGCTCGAGCTGATTGCTCGGCAGCACCTCGTAGTAGTAGGTGCGGTCGGCGGTGGTGTTGGCATTGAGCACGCCTCCCGCGCGCTCCACGTGCCGGCTGAACTCGCCGCGGCCGATGTTCTGGGAGCCTTCGAAAAGCAGGTGCTCGAAGAAATGCGCGAAGCCGCGGCGCGTGGGGTCCTCGTTCTTGCTCCCCACATGGTACATCACGCTCACCGTGACGATCGGCGTCCCGTGGTCCTCATGGAGGATCACGTGCAAGTCGTTGTCGAGGTCGAACTCGGTGTATTGGATGGCGCTGCGCTGCGCCGTAGCGGATGCTGCGAGCATGAGGGTCAGGATGGCGATCGGGGTCTTCATGCGGGTGACGTTGCCGCGGGGGGAATCCTCGCCGGGGCGCCGAAGGTACAAGGGCGCCACCACCTCGGGAACGCAGCAGGTCCCTGTCAGTCAGGGCGGGCCTGGCCCAGCGACCGGTCGCTCCGGCCGACGATCGCACCGCCGCGCACAGCGCCGATAACCGAGCCGCATCATTCGACGTATGAGGCCACGCACACGACCAGCGCATGGAAGTCAGTTCAGCGGAACGCACCTTGGGGCCTCGCGTGAAGGACCTTCTCACCCTGCTCCTCCAGCGTTTCGATGGACGGCGCGCGGCACTCCTGCCCTTGCGGGACCGGCGCCGCGTGCAGCTGGCATCGGGGGATGTGGACCATCTGGTGGAAACCGCCCATGTACGGCGCACGGAATGGCGCGTGGACCCCGTGCCTGACCGGCTCCTCGAGCGCCGTGTGGAACTCATCGGCGGCTGCACGCGGAGCGATGTGATCAACGGGCTGAATGCCGGCGCCAAATCGTACATCGCCGACCTCTGGAACTTCACCTGCGGCGACCCGTGGAGCATCATGCGCGCCCACCGGGTGCTGGAGCGCGCTGCGCGGCTCGACCTTGCCTACCTCGACCCCACCGAGGGGCGGGTGCGCGCGAATCCCCGCAGCGCCACGCGACTGATGGTAACGCCGCGCCCGCTGCATGTGCTGGAGCGGAGCGTCCTGCTCGACGACGAGCCCAGCCCCGCCGCCTTCCTCGACCTGGCCCTGCTGGGGGTGCATGCGCTGCGGCCGCTGACCGATCGCCAAGGCGGGCTCTACCTGGTGCTCCGCGATGTGCAGGGGCATGCTGAAGCCCGCCTGTGGGCGCAGCTGTTCGACGAGGTGGAGCAGCAGGCCGACCTCCCCCGCGGAACGATCCGCGCCACGGTGATGATCGACTCGATCGCCGGCGCCCTCGAGGCCGACGAGATCCTCTTCGAGCTCATGCACCATGCGGGGGGCCTCGCCATCGATCCACAGGGATATGCAGCGGACCATATCGCCCTGTACCATGGGCCTGATGCCCGGGTCTTCCCCGACCGCGAGGCCATCGGGCTCAACGCCCCATTCCTGCGGGCGCTGGCCCTGCACATCATCGGCCTCTGCCACCGCCGCGGCTGCCATGCCATCGGCTCGCCCTCATTCGTGCTCCCCCCGCGGGACCCGGCCAAGCTGAAGCCCGACTACATGGAGATGCTGGCCGACAAGGAGCGCGAAGCCGCAGACGGCTTCGACGGCACCATCGTGGTGCATGCCGATACGGTGAATGCGGCCATGGCCCAGTTCAACAAAGTAATGCCGCTGGCCAACCAATTCGGCTACCTGCGCGACCATGCCGTGCAGCCTGCGGAACTCATCACCAGGCCTGAGGGCGCAATCACCGTGGAGAGCCTGGTGGGCACCATCCGCACCGTCCTGCGCGCACTGGTGATGCGCTGGCAGGGCAATGCCTGGGTGGTGCAGGGCAGCCGGCTGCACGACCGCTCTTCGCTGCGCCTGGCGCTGCGGCTCCTCTGGCAGTGGTGCCATTCGCGCCAGGGTATCATCACCGCCACCCAGCTCGACATCCACGATGACCTCCTGCGCTACCTGGTGCGCAAGGAATCCGACAAGATGTTCAGCGAGTCCGATGAGCGCACCAAGGCCCTTGCCCGGCAGGCCGTTCAGCTTACGCTGGACCTGGTGCTCGCCGAAGGCGTGCCCCTCGAGCCCCAGGCCTGAGCACGCCGCCTATCTTGCCCGCGCCCAGCCCGCCGGCCATGACCTCCTGGATCCCCGTCAGCGAACGCTTGCCCGATGACGGCCAGCGTGTCCTCTGCTTCCTTCCGAAGAACACCGTGTACCTCCCCGGAAAGACCGGCGCCAGCGAGGAGCGGCACGTGGTGGTCATGCGCTTCGCGCTCGACTTCTTCGTGAAGAACCCCAGCAAGACCGGCTACCAGGGCACGCCTCATCTCTGGCTCGGCGAGGGCACCAGCAACCGCTTCTTCCACGAGGTGTCGCACTGGATGCCATTGCCCGGCCATCCTTGAGCCTCACCGAAAGAAGAAGGCGCGAGGCACAAGCCTCGCGCCTCCGCGCAGTCGCAAGGGGAAGGGATCAGCTCACGATCTCCAGCAGCTCCACTTCGAAGATGAGCA
Protein-coding regions in this window:
- a CDS encoding transglycosylase SLT domain-containing protein yields the protein MKRRWWVFMAASAAFMLVFAWVLSRSALDDHGHVWQGESAVRDLPLIATDTLRVLVLRDPLVWEPGPGGDRGLAFDWLKRFAKEHELAIRPVAVTETDSLLAALWRGQGDVIAAPLHDDRDLRHHIRLLDPFAEIEPYLASLRLELEPDARLGLEPRIDSAKVARSSPFAHPDYAFARTLRAAVGEAEPGSGEEELLMDVVSGHVPACLVSGLRAAHEANRFPILQFEGPVGKPIPWAFAVRRNAPLLEAALRAWQAGTGAREAFVQLKRAATGPVPPPGPLRARRIKGLQADSISPFDQYFKTHAQGFSFDWRLLAAMAWKESRFDSTVTSRKGAMGIMQIMPRTAARFGLDTSSAMEDHVRAAAQYMARLDTIWLRAVPDSEERLRFVLASYNAGPGHIIDAQRLAGQIGLDPSRWEGHVERAVMLLAKPRYFLRPGMKNGYCKGSQVFSYVRGVLAVHAQIVARTGGAKPVR
- a CDS encoding ACP phosphodiesterase, with product MNFLGHLFLSGDDPLVITGNFMADAVKGRDLSRFSEGLQRGIRLHRRIDAFTDGHRMGHPGHVRLRAHAGHYAPVVMDLFRDHLLARDWRRWHDEPLPAFSARMYRLLRAHEGHMPERTRRMLPYMVQGDWLTSYASLEGIGAALHGLSVRVPLGARMAGAEAVLADHIADFEQEFGEFLPAIIRHLQAA
- a CDS encoding histidine kinase; its protein translation is MDWQHVGILTRMPRKALYWAAQVVGWGLYFSLSVLASYIDGTYTARVWDVLIPEMGVGLGVSHGLRSVILRRRWLEHGIGHVLPRTILAALLLSVPAFLAESLLVPLALSDAAPVLDRAPLDHLGRLINWTLLLTGWSFLYFAYSYFVRHRREEIRNLRLETANRENQLGTLRAQLNPHFMFNALNGIRALVDEDPEQAKRAITQLSAILRNAMSTVKRRTVPLGEEIDIVKNYLALEAMRYEERLRVRFDLEEGLGRAQVPPMLLQTLVENAVRHGVAQLAGGGDLLIGAHRQGDGLLLSVRNSGHYEPGKVNGTGIGLRNTRRRLELIYGRDATMRISNQDGMVVTEVELPMMNPGG
- a CDS encoding LytTR family DNA-binding domain-containing protein, with protein sequence MKALIIDDERLARKELATLLEAHDGIEIVGEAANADEAEALIAEKRPDLLFLDINMPGRNGFQLLESLEHAPHVIFVTAYDEHALEAFRVNALDYLMKPIDPARLEEAVNKLPRTAEEGAPQREVLKETDQIFLKDGEKCWFVTLKDVRSFESEGNYVRVRFGDQKPLVLRSLNKLEEKLDPLVFFRANRKHIINLRWVDRIEPWFSGGLMVKLKHQGKDGEQEAIEVSRRQAARFKDLLSL
- a CDS encoding enoyl-CoA hydratase/isomerase family protein, with the translated sequence MSDGYVNTTTEGGIATVTFHHPKSNSLPGHILRGMADAITKAGHDPATRVIILRSEGDKAFCAGASFDELVAIADEARGLEFFSGFAHVINAIRTVPVFVIGRIHSHCVGGGVGLACAVDIAYAHSSASARLSELAVGIGPFVVGPAVERKVGTGHFGLLSATPATRRSAQWCEQHGIYAEVFDTVEALDARIDAHAKELAAYSPEAMTDIKRVLWKGTEDWDSLLIERAKVSGRLVLSEFTRSAIATFKAEAARK
- a CDS encoding pitrilysin family protein, whose product is MEHRIPALGLRLAGALLLLPALMNAQIDRTKPPAPASAPTVQLGEHKSFELPNGLRVIVVENHKLPVVSVQARFDIPPMAQGDRAGFIDLMGELLEAGTRTRSKAQIDEQVDRIGATLSTSREGVYGSALKKHLPELMALFADVVTEPSFPEEEVQKARKRSLSGVQQRREDPAAIADAVGAAVTFGRSHPYGEVVTEKTLGKVNRDQMVAYHAKFFRPEKGYLVFVGDITEKEARELAKQRFAKWKPAQKYTVVNEDGTQTIEGIGIVRFLDAPKGPQGPRRVVLVDRPGAAQSVIRVAFPINLHPKDTRALSAQVMNTILGGGVFNARLMQNLREDKGWTYGTYATLESDRFNGHFHTTANVRTAVTDSAIAETIREIERMRSTAVTAEELDLAKRYMAGSFGRSLEDPRTIARFALNTYLNELPKDHYATYLKRLEAVTAADVQAAAEAFLHPDNAVILVVGDAKKLRERLQPLSWATNPAVLELDHNGDYFVEQFEQVPGLTADQVIERYLTAIGGREAIGRITDLRMEIETEMQGMPLSIVQWYGPDGLFRSETKSNGALIQEEVFDGERAARRGPQGEQELEDMDLGELIFNGHAVPELHYARTAERVILAGRIGVDGRPAHKLQVMLSSGGSVGDYYDVQSGLKVKRMEQKYLNERTYVITTEYADYEPSGGVSFPRTITQSGGPMGELVMKVKAITLNTGLKPAFFATNLPEREVPEYKEPIEEQPLDTPPVDGEE
- a CDS encoding pitrilysin family protein, encoding MKTPIAILTLMLAASATAQRSAIQYTEFDLDNDLHVILHEDHGTPIVTVSVMYHVGSKNEDPTRRGFAHFFEHLLFEGSQNIGRGEFSRHVERAGGVLNANTTADRTYYYEVLPSNQLELGLWLESERMLHAKVDQKGVDTQREVVKEERRQRYENQPYGTILMEVLSRAYSTHPYRWPTIGYMEDLNAASEADYQAFYKRFYVPNNAVLVVAGDIDPVRTRDLVTRYFGTIPKGEPVTQPAVEDAGPSAEVRDVIHDRIQLPAVVLGYRIPPTGTSDYYAVDLVNRLLSSGNSSRLNRALKDEQQKAIATGAFSLPFEQGGLAIMYAIANAGIEAAPLEQAMTAEVRRIQEQGVPREEFDKLLAQLEMESVQDKSRIAGIASDLARCHMLLGDTRLVNTEIDRYLALGPEDLKRAALTYFRQDARVVLHYLPASQKQP
- a CDS encoding DUF551 domain-containing protein; this encodes MTSWIPVSERLPDDGQRVLCFLPKNTVYLPGKTGASEERHVVVMRFALDFFVKNPSKTGYQGTPHLWLGEGTSNRFFHEVSHWMPLPGHP